The following are encoded together in the Thunnus maccoyii chromosome 18, fThuMac1.1, whole genome shotgun sequence genome:
- the nup85 gene encoding nuclear pore complex protein Nup85 produces MEEVDVEPAVTYIPAASDGKHLGFAWGPRDILVYETLYKPSGASQSSCPVIHGVRKDEDIDSPILRKLFNESHHIFVGLQTIKDDLPSKNKKPQFVSISKNYRSVIRACMEEVRQVAVSSKDADVASQFGNQVSILLAIELIWNLCEVLFIEAAPAGSLLLHLLDWVRLHKAVDEKTTEVLQSESPAEHHAYWDVVLGYVLQGRLEEARQMLVKQATLQPASRNMYKLMDTLLSKMPFYDPGGTQTLTEFDVKWRHWHEEVNRCLQDNSFASNQHLELICKILVGDEDTLLEHRELLGTWYHFLVTRLLFCHPTVKPVELHYYAQSCMTMFVDSRGVPEPLDSILLAAFEFDIHQVIKDCSIALNNWWFVAHLTDLLDHCKLLQSHNLHFGTNLREFLLLEYASGLFTHHSLWQLAVDYFDHCPELGRVYLELQIERVPLDTERKALKVLRICEQRQMSEQVRSICKIMAMRALRNNRLGSALSWSIRAKDAAFATLISEKFLQDYCARGTFSDLDLIDNLGSAMLLSDRLTFLGKYREFHKLYGEKCFREAAKLLLSLMTAKIAPRSFWMTLLTDALPLLEQKEVIFSAEQTHELMFCLEELTSSLNSTAPGTDRPMQEEDIEVTKVELLRLALARNLAMAIVKEGTVET; encoded by the exons ATGGAGGAGGTAGACGTCGAGCCAGCAGTTACC TATATTCCTGCAGCCAGTGATGGGAAGCATTTGGGATTTGCGTGGGGTCCACGTGATATCCTTGTATACGAGACCCTTTACAAGCCATCAG GTGCTTCACAATCAAGTTGTCCAGTCATCCATGGGGTCAGGAAAGACGAGGACATAGATTCCCCCATTTTACGCAAACTCTTCAATGAGTCACATCACATCTTTGTTGGCCTGCAGACCATTAAAGATGACCTCCCCAGCAAGAACAAGAAACCCCA ATTTGTCAGCATCAGCAAAAACTACAGATCTGTGATTCGAGCCTGTATGGAGGAGGTTCGGCAAGTTGCAG TTTCTTCAAAAGATGCTGATGTGGCCAGCCAGTTTGGAAATCAG GTGTCCATTCTGTTGGCCATAGAACTGATCTGGAATCTGTGTGAAGTGCTGTTCATTGAGGCTGCTCCTG CGGGTTCCCTGTTGCTCCACCTCCTGGACTGGGTAAGGTTACATAAGGCTGTGGACGAGAAGACCACAGAAGTGCTGCAGAGTGAGAGCCCTGCTGAGCACCACGCCTACTGGGATGTG GTCCTGGGTTATGTGCTGCAGGGCAGGTTGGAAGAAGCCAGACAGATGCTGGTGAAGCAGGCCACCCTACAGCCTGCCTCCAGGAACATGTACAAGCTGATGGACACTCTGCTCAGCAAGATGCCCTTCTACGAT CCTGGTGGCACCCAGACGCTGACAGAGTTTGATGTGAAGTGGAGACACTGGCATGAGGAAGTGAACCGCTGCCTTCAGGACAATTCTTTTGCCAGCAATCAACACCTGGAGCTCATCTGCAAG atCCTAGTAGGTGATGAAGACACTTTGCTGGAGCACAGGGAACTGCTGGGCACCTGGTACCACTTCCTGGTCACTAGACTGCTCTTCTGCCACCCTACAGTCAAACCCGTAGAGCTTCATTACTATGCACAG TCGTGCATGACCATGTTCGTGGACTCGAGGGGCGTCCCAGAGCCGCTGGACAGCATCTTATTGGCTGCTTTTGAGTTTGACATTCACCAGGTCATCAAGGACTGCAG CATTGCTCTCAACAACTGGTGGTTTGTGGCCCATTTGACAGATCTCTTGGATCACTGCAAACTCCTCCAGTCTCACAATCTACA ctttGGCACCAACTTGAGAGAGTTTCTGCTGTTAGAATACGCTTCTGGTCTCTTCACTCATCACAG TCTGTGGCAGTTGGCTGTGGACTACTTTGACCACTGCCCAGAGTTGGGCCGCGTCTACCTGGAGCTGCAGATCGAGCGTGTTCCTTTAGATACAGAGCGCAAAGCCCTCAAGGTGCTCAGGATCTGCGAGCAAAGGCAAATGTCAGAACAAG TGCGGAGTATCTGTAAGATCATGGCTATGCGGGCTCTGAGGAACAACAGACTAGGCTCTGCTCTCTCCTGGAGCATCAGGGCCAAAGATGCCGCCTTTGCCACCCTCATTTCAGAGAA gttcTTACAGGATTACTGCGCCAGAGGGACCTTCTCTGATCTGGACCTGATAGACAACTTGGGCTCGGCCATGCTGCTCAGCGACAGGCTCACGTTCCTCG GGAAGTACCGTGAGTTCCACAAGTTGTACGGAGAGAAGTGTTTCAGGGAGGCGGCTAAGCTGCTGCTCTCCCTCATGACGGCCAAGATCGCCCCCCGAAGCTTCTGGATGACTCTGCTGACTGACGCCCTTCCCCTGCTGGAGCAGAAAGAG GTGATCTTCTCCGCAGAGCAAACCCATGAGCTAATGTTCTGTTTAGAGGAGCTCACCTCCTCACTGAACTCCACAGCTCCTGGCACAGACAGGCCCATGCAG GAGGAAGATATAGAGGTGACCAAAGTGGAGCTCTTGAGACTCGCTCTGGCCAGGAATCTGGCTATGGCTATAGTCAAAGAGGGCACAGTGGAAACATGA
- the LOC121884124 gene encoding small ubiquitin-related modifier 2-like: MADEKPKEAVKTENNEHINLKVAGQDGSVVQFKIKRHTPLIKLMKAYCERQGLSMRQIRFRFDGQPINETDTPSQLEMEDEDTIDVFQQQTGGLI, from the exons ATGGCAGATGAAAAACCAAAG GAAGCagtgaagacagaaaacaatgaacacATAAACCTGAAGGTAGCAGGTCAGGATGGATCTGTAGTGCAGTTCAAGATCAAAAGACACACGCCGCTCATCAAACTCATGAAGGCCTACTGCGAGAGACAG GGACTGTCGATGAGGCAAATAAGGTTCAGATTTGATGGACAGCCGATAAATGAGACAGACACACCATCACAG TTGGAAATGGAAGACGAAGATACAATTGATGTGTTTCAACAACAGACGGGAGGCCTGATTTAA
- the gga3b gene encoding ADP-ribosylation factor-binding protein GGA3, which yields MTSRDVFSAMAYQEGESLESWLNKATHPTNRQEDWEYIIGFCDQINKELEGPQIAVTLLVHKIHSPQEWEALQALTVLEACMKNCGRRFHNEVGKYRFLNELIKVVSPKYLGDSAPEKVKMKIVEMLYSWTVAFPNEAKISEAYQTLRRQGLVTRDPELPLDRTLIPSPPTRPKHPVFDNEDMGKLLAELLRSKNPEDLQEANRLIKNMVKEDEARVQKVTKRINTLEEVNINVKLLTEMLSHYNKDSSSDSDKEIIKELYERCDKLRRAAFKMATEAEDNDTSLGDILQANDDLSKVINSYKKIVEGQTINGDSEEPQSTAESDTTDTLIDLAGLDTPSPPQPAALPSLCSNPISTNLTASPIPVLPPPPKRLGGSHGSQGSSPSHPPLDKASTALSLLDDELLSLGLNDPPTSLSSQSKPKLSEVSSQWSSLQAPASSVDMFGSVPLSGPVLPPAEPAVTIHSLQNLQDLAMMGFSDHKSLSSQMTRGSSFGMPVAAPPLMPGQGSPSSASLLQGTMPSSPALSHAKTQSLGSAPGSPLFRSLSPCHPPLQGSPARATDISLSNVHVPLEAIRPSKVLPVTAYDKDGVRVLLNFASDCPPGRPDVLVMVVSMLNTAPLPVHNVVLQAAVPKSMKVKLQTPSGTELAPFNPVLPPASITQIMLLANPLKEKVRLRYKLAFTLGVRPCNEVGEVDQFPPPEMWGHL from the exons ATAAAGCCACCCATCCAACAAACAGACAGGAGGACTGGGAGTACATCATAGGCTTCTGTGATCAGATCAACAAGGAACTGGAGGG TCCTCAGATAGCTGTAACATTGCTCGTCCACAAAATCCACTCACCACAAGAATGGGAAGCGCTTCAGGCTCTGACT GTATTGGAGGCATGTATGAAGAACTGCGGGAGAAGGTTTCATAACGAAGTCGGAAAATACAGATTTTTGAACGAGCTGATCAAAGTTGTGTCTCCAAAG TACCTGGGCGACAGTGCGCCTGAGAAGGTGAAGATGAAGATTGTAGAAATGCTGTACAGCTGGACTGTTGCTTTTCCCAACGAAGCCAAGATCAGTGAAGCCTACCAGACACTTAGAAGACAGG GGCTCGTGACACGTGACCCAGAGTTACCGCTGGACAGGACTCTGATCCCCTCTCCTCCGACACGACCCAAACACCCAGTGTTTGACAATGAGGACATGGGCAAG ctgctTGCTGAGCTTCTACGGAGCAAAAATCCAGAAGACCTCCAGGAAGccaacagattaatcaaaaaCATGGTGAAAGAG GATGAGGCACGAGTGCAGAAGGTCACGAAGCGTATAAACACACTGGAGGAGGTGAACATCAATGTCAAGTTGCTGACTGAGATGCTCTCCCACTACAATAAAGACAGCTCCTCTGACTCAGACAAGGAGATCATTAAG gaACTCTACGAGCGGTGTGACAAGCTGAGGCGTGCTGCTTTCAAAATGGCCACTGAGGCCGAGGACAATGACACCAGTTTAG GTGACATCCTTCAGGCCAACGATGACCTCTCCAAGGTTATCAACTCCTATAAGAAGATTGTTGAAGGGCAGACGATCAACGGTGACAGTGAAGAGCCTCAATCCACAGCTGAGAGCG acaccacagacacactgatCGACCTCGCCGGCCTCGACACTCCGAGCCCTCCTCAACCTGCCGCCCTTCCCTCGCTGTGCTCAAATCCCATCTCTACCAATCTCACGGCTTCCCCCATCCCTGTCCTGCCTCCTCCACCTAAACGCCTGGGTGGATCCCACGGCAGTCAGGGCAGCAGCCCGAGTCACCCCCCCCTCGACAAGGCCTCCACTGCGCTCTCTCTCCTTGATGATGAGCTGCTGTCTCTAG GACTGAATGACCCCCCTACCTCTCTGAGCAGCCAATCAAAACCCAAGTTGAGTGAAGTATCCAGTCAGTGGAGTTCCTTGCAG GCCCCAGCATCAAGCGTGGATATGTTTGGGAGTGTACCTCTTTCAGGTCCAGTGCTCCCCCCAGCTGAACCAGCCGTCACCATACACAGTCTCCAGAACCTGCAAGACCTTGCCATGATGGGCTTTTCAGATCACAAGAG TTTGTCCAGCCAAATGACGAGGGGAAGCAGCTTTGGGATGCCTGTAGCGGCACCTCCCCTCATGCCTGGGCAGGGCTCTCCCTCCTCAGCCTCTCTTCTCCAGGGTACAATGCCCAGCTCCCCTGCTCTATCCCACGCCAAGACCCAGAGCCTCGGCTCGGCCCCAGGCAGCCCGCTGTTCCGCTCTCTGTCCCCCTGCCATCCTCCCCTCCAGGGCAGCCCGGCCAGAGCAACAGACATCTCCCTGAGCAATGTGCACGTCCCTCTGGAGGCCATCAGACCAA GTAAAGTGTTGCCTGTGACGGCCTACGATAAGGACGGTGTTAGAGTGCTGCTCAACTTTGCATCTGACTGTCCCCCCGGCAGGCCTGACGTGTTGGTAATGGTGGTGTCCATGCTCAACACAGCGCCACTGCCTGTTCACAATGTGGTACTGCAAGCTGCTGTGCCCAAG TCCATGAAGGTGAAGCTGCAGACTCCATCAGGAACAGAACTGGCACCATTTAATCCTGTCCTACCTCCAGCCTCCATTACCCAGATCATGTTGCTGGCCAATCCATTAAAG GAGAAGGTGCGCCTGCGCTACAAACTGGCTTTCACGTTAGGAGTTCGTCCGTGCAACGAGGTCGGAGAGGTTGACCAGTTCCCCCCACCAGAGATGTGGGGTCACCTATAG
- the LOC121884982 gene encoding jupiter microtubule associated homolog 1-like yields MTTTTTFQGVEPGAKSSSRVLRPPGGETSFTFGTDDNTTPQRKNKMASSIFAEPDDPHAHRRNNPPTGTAAGTLCGEPSAPLRRCQQPLLFPKNPQPELTTIHNSGAAMVWNQRREGENGQNGEEPGNDEYPDNQEEEHDEPEQKETSQSSTPSGGANAASGNRRNPPGGKSSLILG; encoded by the exons ATGACGACGACAACAACCTTCCAAGGAGTGGAACCTGGCGCTAAAAGCAGTTCCAG GGTACTACGACCGCCAGGCGGAGAAACCAGCTTCACCTTCGGCACAGATGACAATACAACGCCCCAGCGCAAGAACAAGATGGCCTCTAGCATCTTTGCAGAACCTGACGACCCCCATGCTCATCGGAGGAACAATCCACCCA CTGGGACAGCCGCAGGGACCCTGTGCGGAGAACCATCTGCCCCACTAAGGAGGTGCCAGCAGCCTCTTCTCTTCCCTAAGAACCCTCAACCGGAACTGACCACCATCCACAACTCTGGGGCAGCCATGGTCTGGAACCAGAGACGAGAG GGGGAGAATGGCCAGAATGGCGAAGAACCAGGAAATGATG AGTATCCTGACAATCAGGAGGAGGAGCATGACGAGCCAGAGCAGAAGGAGACATCACAGTCCTCCACCCCGTCGGGAGGTGCCAACGCTGCCTCGGGCAACCGAAGAAACCCACCCGGTGGCAAGTCCAGCCTTATCCTGGGTTGA